The nucleotide sequence TTCGCGATCCGCGCGGCGCGCTCGGCGCCGCGGAGCGTGTCGTACGTGTCGATGAGCAGGATCGTCGCGCTCGGGAACGTCGAGACGTAGCCCTCGAACGCCGCCTCCTCCGTGTCGTGCGCCATGGTCCACATGTGCGCGGCCGTGCCCATCACCGGGATGCCGAAGCGCTTGCCCGCCTCCACGTTCGAGGTGCCCACGAAGCCCGACGCGTACGCGCTGCGCGCCGCGTCGACGGCCGCGTCCGGGTGCGTGCGGCGCGCGCCGAACTCGATCACGCCCGCGCTGCCCGCCGCCCGCACCACGCGCGCCGCCTTCGAGGCGATCATCGTCGCGTGGTTCAAGGCCGAGAGCAGGAACGTCTCGACGATCTGCGCCTCGATGATCGGCGCCGAGATCCGCACGAGCGGCTCGTTCGCGAAGACCACCGTGCCCTCGCGGACGGCCGAGACGTCGCCCCGGAACCGGAAGCGCCGCAGGTACTCGACGAACGGCTCGGTCATCGCGTCGCGTAGCGCCGGGACCTCGCGGAGGTAGCGGATCTCGTCCTCCGTGAAGCTCAGGTTCTCGAGGTAACCGAGCAGCCGCTCGATCCCCATCGCGACGAGGTAACGCCGGCGGCGCGGCAGGCGGCGCACGAACATCTCGCACGTCGCGCGCCTGTCTTTCATGCCGCGGTGGAAGTACCCCGCGGCCATCGTGAGCTGGTAGAGGTCGGTGCGAAGCGCGTCCACGAGATCGGTGTTACGAGCACCGCCTCGTGGGGTCAATGTGCGTCGGGGCTCGGCGCCTTCGGCAGCTTCGACGCGCGCCGGGCGAGGCTCCACTTGAGCGCGGGCGGCGTGACCATCGTGGTGACGATGACCATCGCCACGACGGCCGAGAAGACCGAGCCCGAGATCACGGGCTTGCCGCCCACCGTGAGCGACTGGCCGATGTTGGCGAAGATGAGCCCGACCTCGCCACGCGGGACCATGCCGATGCCGACCGTCAGCCGATCGACCCCCTTGCCGACGCCGAACGAGCAGACCTGCTTGCCGACGATGGCCGCGAACGTGAGGCCCAGCGCGAGCAGCGGCACGCCCGGCTGCGCGAAGGCGCGGAGGTCGGTGCGCATGCCCATGAGCACGAAGAAGACCGGCACGAGGAAGGCCGAGATCGGCTGGATGAGGTGCTCGAGCGTCGACTCGCCGCGCGTGACGAAGTCGCGGAAATGCAGGTCCTCGAGCACGAGGCCGGCCGCGAACGCGCCCACGATCGGCGCGAGCCCGATGACGCCCGCGAGCCACGAGAGGAGGAAGCAAAACGCGAGGCCGAGCGCGAGCAAGACGCCGCGGGCGCGGAGGCGCGAGGCGATGGGGAAGAGGCGCCGCGAGACCTTCGCGCCGATCACGAGCGACCCGACGAGGAAGACGAGCGCCTTGCCGAGGATGATCGCGATCGCGCCGTAGCTCATCGCTCCGCCACGATCCGCCGCGCCGATGATGCCCGTGACGACCGCGAGGATCACGAGGCCGAGCACGTCGTCGATGACGGCGGCGCCGAGGATGACGCGCGCCTCCGGGCTCTGCGATTCCTTCAGGTCCTGCAAGACACGCGCGGTGATGCCCACGCTCGTCGCGGTGAGCGTGGCGCCGAGGAAGGCGTGCACGTACGGCCCCGCCTCGGGCAAGAGCCACGCGCCGAAGAGCCAGCCGAGACCAAAAGGCGCGACCACGCCGAGCGTCGCGACGATGAAGCTCGTGACGCCCACCTTGATCATCTGCGCGACGGTCGACTCGAGCCCGACCTCGAAGAGGAGCACGAGCACGCCGAGCCGCGAGAGCATGTCGATGCTCGCGTCGGTCTTGATCGGCTCGAGCGCCGAGACGCCGAACGCCCCGAGGTTGCCGAGCACGACACCCGCGACGAGCTCGCCGAGCACCGCAGGTTGACCGACGCGCACGGCGAGGTCGCCGCCGAGCTTGGCCGCGGCGAGGATCACCGCGAGGTAGAGGACGACCGCGCCGACGGGATCGGCGTGCGCGCCACCCTCGGAGCCGAAGGCGATCGAAGGCGCGAGCGCGGCGACGAGCAGCGCGAGGAGCGTGACTGTTTTCAGAGGATGTCGGACCACGGGGGAGAAGACGCGAAGGCTGCGTGGATGAGGCCCACGTGCGAGTAGGCCTGCGGGAAATTACCCCACATCCGCAGGTTCCGGGTCTCGTAATCCTCCGAGAGCAAGCCGAGCGGCGAGAGCGCGGATCGGGCGCGCTCGAGCACCTCGCGCGCCTCGGACTTCCGTCCCACGGTCGCGAGCGCCTCGCACAACCAGAACGTACAGATGATGAACGCCACGCTCGTCTCGCCGAACTCGTCCCCGCGGTAACGCATGAGCCAGCCTCCGTGGGAGAGGCGCTCGCGGATCGCGTCGATGGTGCCGTGCAGGCGCGGATCGTTCGGGGGCAAGAAGCGCAAGGGCGCCATCTGCAGGAGCGCCGCGTCGAGCTCCTCGCCACCATAACTCGACACGAACGAGTTCAGGTCCGGGCGCCAGGCCTTCTCGAGGATCTCGGCGCGGATCCGATCGGCCGCGGCGCGGTAATGGCTCGCGCGCTCGGGCCTGTGGCGCGCGGCGACGCTCGCCATGCGGTCGGCGGCGCACCAGCACATGAGGCTCGAGAACGTCTGCGGGCCCGCGTCCGAGCGGAACTCCCAGATCCCCGCGTCGGGCGTGCCCGCCACCTCGATCGCCTTCTGCGCGAGCCGCTCCAGCAGATCGAGCCCGTGCTGCGATCGTTC is from Polyangium spumosum and encodes:
- a CDS encoding cation:proton antiporter, which translates into the protein MVRHPLKTVTLLALLVAALAPSIAFGSEGGAHADPVGAVVLYLAVILAAAKLGGDLAVRVGQPAVLGELVAGVVLGNLGAFGVSALEPIKTDASIDMLSRLGVLVLLFEVGLESTVAQMIKVGVTSFIVATLGVVAPFGLGWLFGAWLLPEAGPYVHAFLGATLTATSVGITARVLQDLKESQSPEARVILGAAVIDDVLGLVILAVVTGIIGAADRGGAMSYGAIAIILGKALVFLVGSLVIGAKVSRRLFPIASRLRARGVLLALGLAFCFLLSWLAGVIGLAPIVGAFAAGLVLEDLHFRDFVTRGESTLEHLIQPISAFLVPVFFVLMGMRTDLRAFAQPGVPLLALGLTFAAIVGKQVCSFGVGKGVDRLTVGIGMVPRGEVGLIFANIGQSLTVGGKPVISGSVFSAVVAMVIVTTMVTPPALKWSLARRASKLPKAPSPDAH
- a CDS encoding nicotinate phosphoribosyltransferase translates to MDALRTDLYQLTMAAGYFHRGMKDRRATCEMFVRRLPRRRRYLVAMGIERLLGYLENLSFTEDEIRYLREVPALRDAMTEPFVEYLRRFRFRGDVSAVREGTVVFANEPLVRISAPIIEAQIVETFLLSALNHATMIASKAARVVRAAGSAGVIEFGARRTHPDAAVDAARSAYASGFVGTSNVEAGKRFGIPVMGTAAHMWTMAHDTEEAAFEGYVSTFPSATILLIDTYDTLRGAERAARIAKDKLKGVRLDSGDLLALSRAVRPILDAAGCTSAKIVASGDLNEYKIEALRRAGAPIDLYGVGTDLVASIDSPALGGVYKLVEIEQDGRVVPICKFSEGKATFPGPHQVYRFTGEAGVLARDVIALEDEDPRALGEGEAEALLVPRMKNGARTAPAESLDAVRARVARELARLPEALHVFDEAPSPTERTDEPFRAVPSTRLLELVEDVRARVVGAAT